The Humulus lupulus chromosome 4, drHumLupu1.1, whole genome shotgun sequence genome has a window encoding:
- the LOC133829690 gene encoding cytochrome b5 domain-containing protein RLF has product MDNDSDFTFCKVGPPVEPDGLETRVLAADINNISIKDELSTVGASASGQNGGLLWKSNLPNTTVLKKEDTVGSLTFNVIDTSSPKQASQPSKRPVSGDVGKIKKPAPRAKVPFEKGYSQVDWLRLTQTHPDLADLKGQSNKRLISMKEVKQHQTEGSMWTVLKGRVYNLSPYMRFHPGGVDMLKKAVGKDCTALFNKYHAWVNAEFLMEKCLVGILDESEG; this is encoded by the exons ATGGACAATGATAGTGATTTCACCTTCTGTAAG GTTGGCCCACCAGTTGAACCAGATGGTCTCGAGACAAGGGTGCTTGCAGCAGATATAAACAACATCAGCATTAAAGATGAATTATCAACTGTTGGTGCAAGTGCTAGTGGTCAAAATGGTGGTTTGCTGTGGAAAAGCAATTTGCCAAACACTACGGTACTCAAAAAGGAAGATACAGTTGGTTCTTTAACTTTTAATGTTATTGATACATCGTCTCCCAAACAAGCAAGTCAACCATCAAAACGACCAGTTTCGGGAGATGTTGGGAAGATAAAGAAGCCTGCACCTCGTGCCAAGGTTCCTTTTGAGAAGGGGTATAGCCAGGTGGACTGGCTTAGGCTTACTCAAACACATCCTGATCTTGCAG ATTTAAAGGGGCAATCAAATAAGAGGCTTATTTCTATGAAGGAAGTTAAACAACACCAAACAGAAGGTTCAATGTGGACTGTTCTTAAAGGCCGGGTATATAATTTGTCTCCCTACATGAGATTTCACCCTGGAG GTGTCGATATGTTAAAGAAGGCCGTGGGGAAAGACTGTACAGCTTTGTTCA ATAAATACCATGCTTGGGTAAATGCTGAGTTCTTAATGGAGAAGTGCCTTGTTGGTATTTTAGATGAGAGTGAAGGGTAG
- the LOC133829689 gene encoding protein TEEBE-like: MATLYSALLAFSLLFASSAFAAKYVPFEGLLANGNFEEEPKPKDLSKTVLKGKYSLPKWEIQGFVEYISGGPQPGGMYFPVAHGVHAVRLGNEASVSQTIKVKPGALYALTFGASRTCAQDEVLRVSVPPLTGDLPLQTLYDSFGGDVYGWGFRATANTVTVTFHNPGVQEDPACGPLLDAVAIKELSPVYPTRDNLARNADFEEGPHRLFNSSNGVLIPPKQEDATSPLPGWIIESLKAVKFIDSKHFNVPSGNYAVELVAGRESAIAQVIRTVPNKFYTLTFLVGDAKNGCHGAMMVEAFAAKNTVKVTHESQGKGAFKTGILKFKAIDARTRITFFSSYYHTKKDDFGSLCGPVLDKVQVVPIA; this comes from the exons ATGGCTACATTATACTCAGCTCTGCTTGCATTTTCTTTGCTGTTTGCAAGTTCGGCCTTTGCAGCAAAATATGTCCCGTTTGAAG GGCTCTTGGCCAATGGCAACTTTGAAGAAGAACCGAAACCAAAAGACCTCAGCAAAACTGTACTCAAGGGGAAATACTCGCTGCCCAAATGGGAAATACAAGGCTTCGTTGAGTACATCTCAGGGGGACCTCAACCAGGCGGCATGTACTTTCCGGTGGCTCACGGCGTCCATGCAGTGAGGCTTGGCAACGAGGCTTCAGTTTCCCAGACCATAAAGGTCAAGCCAGGCGCCTTGTATGCTCTAACTTTTGGTGCATCAAGAACCTGTGCCCAAGATGAGGTTTTGAGGGTCTCAGTGCCTCCTCTGACTGGGGATCTTCCCTTGCAAACTCTGTATGACAGTTTTGGAGGTGATGTTTATGGATGGGGATTCAGAGCCACTGCCAATACTGTTACTGTAACATTCCACAATCCTGGAGTTCAGGAGGACCCTGCTTGTGGCCCTCTCTTGGATGCCGTTGCTATTAAGGAGCTTTCGCCTGTTTACCCTACTAGAG ATAATTTGGCCAGAAATGCTGACTTCGAGGAAGGACCTCACAGGCTGTTTAACTCTTCTAATGGAGTGCTCATCCCTCCAAAACAAGAAGACGCCACTTCTCCACTTCCCGGATGGATCATTGAGTCCCTTAAAGCCGTGAAGTTCATCGATTCGAAACATTTCAATGTTCCATCTGGAAACTACGCGGTCGAGCTTGTTGCAGGGAGAGAAAGCGCCATTGCTCAGGTCATCAGGACTGTTCCCAACAAGTTCTATACTCTCACTTTCCTTGTTGGTGATGCCAAGAATGGCTGTCACGGAGCAATGATGGTCGAAGCTTTCGCTGCCAAAAACACAGTCAAAGTTACCCATGAATCTCAAGGAAAGGGTGCTTTCAAGACTGGCATCCTGAAATTCAAAGCAATTGATGCCAGAACCAGGATTACATTTTTCAGCTCATACTACCACACTAAGAAAGATGACTTCGGTTCTCTTTGTGGTCCTGTCCTTGATAAAGTTCAGGTTGTCCCCATAGCATAG
- the LOC133829693 gene encoding uncharacterized protein LOC133829693, which yields MGHGQVQNLANHVNELWDIWNLRVCLILSLYLQAFLMLVASLRKRLKSNFLHLWIWSAYLLADWIAAYALGQTVQSPGDDIYDPKKSGDLYIFWAQFLLLHLAGPDSITSFSPGDSGVWLRSLFGLLCQVVATIYGFFLLALARKNKLWIPTILVFVVGLIKSYERVKALVNAGFDRFGETLLPKPDPGRDYEEAVLTYRSMRGVQVEMQPDKIIRSVNHFTHDLIEVDHDDIELLCAAHSFFEDFKVLFTSSFLSFQSRETSRDYFLQCSHSDAFRLIEYELSFLHDLMHTKMVVLHNIYGYIRRCVCFSSVLAASILFFLTDKHGYTKFDVNLTHALLLGTISFDVISLIKLIFSEWCIIRSPWIRHLIPACILKRKRWSRSAFQYNMFKYCLSKHQTRVFYRFASHLFNSAGFMEKLRAMWYSSFETVTEDLENFIFKELKEKSSKSNDLKAAKEACWQRGLSALLKNSCYTKLEWSIREFQYLESLLLWHLATELCYHNLNKDQLL from the coding sequence ATGGGACATGGGCAAGTACAAAACTTGGCCAACCATGTGAATGAGCTATGGGATATATGGAATCTTCGGGTTTGTCTCATATTGAGCCTATACTTACAAGCTTTTTTAATGTTGGTTGCTTCACTAAGGAAAAGATTAAAGTCAAACTTCCTACACCTCTGGATATGGTCAGCCTACTTGCTAGCAGACTGGATTGCTGCCTATGCTCTTGGTCAAACCGTTCAAAGCCCAGGTGATGACATATATGATCCAAAGAAAAGTGGAGACCTTTACATATTTTGGGCACAGTTTCTTCTGTTGCATCTTGCAGGCCCTGATAGTATTACTTCTTTTTCACCTGGGGATAGTGGAGTCTGGTTGAGGTCACTCTTTGGACTCCTTTGCCAAGTTGTGGCTACTATCTATGGCTTCTTTTTGCTTGCACTTGCCAGAAAGAATAAGCTATGGATCCCTACAATCCTAGTGTTCGTGGTTGGACTTATCAAGTCATATGAGAGGGTAAAAGCTCTAGTTAATGCAGGGTTTGATCGTTTTGGAGAAACCCTCCTGCCAAAACCAGATCCTGGACGTGACTATGAAGAGGCTGTTTTGACATACCGGTCAATGAGAGGTGTCCAGGTTGAAATGCAACCAGATAAAATCATTAGGTCAGTTAACCATTTCACTCATGATCTGATAGAAGTTGATCATGATGACATAGAGCTACTTTGTGCTGCTCACTCTTTCTTTGAAGACTTCAAAGTACTCTTTACTAGCTCCTTTTTAAGCTTCCAAAGTAGAGAAACTAGCCGTGACTATTTTCTTCAGTGTAGTCATTCGGATGCTTTTAGATTGATCGAGTATGAACTCAGCTTTTTGCACGATCTTATGCACACCAAAATGGTTGTGTTACACAACATATATGGATACATTCGCCGGTGTGTTTGTTTCTCTTCTGTCTTGGCAGCatctatattatttttcctaactgATAAGCATGGATACACTAAGTTTGATGTCAACCTTACTCATGCCTTGCTCCTTGGAACCATTTCCTTTGATGTCATATCTCTCATTAAGCTCATTTTTTCTGAATGGTGCATCATTAGAAGTCCATGGATTAGACATCTAATTCCAGCATGTATTTTGAAAAGAAAACGATGGTCAAGATCAGCCTTTCAGTACAACATGTTCAAGTATTGCCTATCTAAACATCAGACTCGAGTTTTCTATAGGTTTGCCAGCCACTTATTCAACTCAGCAGGATTTATGGAAAAATTGAGAGCAATGTGGTATTCTTCCTTTGAGACAGTCACTGAAGACTTGGAAAATTTTATTTTCAAGGAACTCAAGGAGAAATCTTCAAAATCAAATGATTTAAAGGCAGCAAAGGAAGCATGTTGGCAAAGAGGCCTTTCGGCGCTTTTGAAGAATAGTTGCTATACGAAACTTGAATGGAGTATCAGAGAATTCCAATATTTGGAGAGCCTTCTTCTCTGGCACTTGGCTACTGAGCTTTGCTATCATAATCTTAATAAGGACCAGCTTCTGTGA